Genomic window (Penaeus vannamei isolate JL-2024 chromosome 7, ASM4276789v1, whole genome shotgun sequence):
ttctttaacattttGAGTAAtcaaaaaacacaagaaagtaAGTTAGCTGTACAGGCAAACCCTTTACAAGGACAAATATAGTACAAACATAATCTTTGGTTGTATCTTGTTTCATGACAACTAATTTGATGAAGCACTtagctatctctttttcttcctttgttctttttttctcttaagtctatttttctatcttaaatttatttttattattagtagttgtagttgtatttTCTGCTGTTTAACTCACATTGACCATTTCTCCCGAGATATAATTGTCGGAAGCTTTGATCAATTTTATTGAAAAGAGAATGTGATTGTAgtgacattttattttttctctctctctttctctcgtttatccTTTTTGTTTGAATTAAgccctgttttttgttgttgttttttctgtagaATAGTTTGTACATAAGTGTCTGTCCCCTGAGTTATTTTTAGGTTTGCATTTTGAAACATTGATGAAATTGGCTTCCTTTACAatgaagattgatgatgataCACAAAATTGTATGAGTTCATGGCACTGGCTAATATAATGATCATTTAATTTTTGTTGTCTTGTTTCTTCTACACGTTGAGAGTGGAAGAGCTTTGAGATTTTCACATTTTGGGTTGGAAGTGAAGCAAGAAATTGTCTTATTTGAAAGGTAGCTTCATATATGCATTGGACGTCTTCCAGATTGCAggaacttttctttccttttccctttctttgctttatttgtatttctcttccACAAAAAGTAATTTGCACATGTGTTGATTTACACAAGTCCTTAGATTTGTTGTCTTGTTATTATCAGAGAgcttggagaagaaaaaaatctgccaATCTATTTACAATTGCTATTTTGTAAATGTTCCATGATCTCTTACAATGAACTAGCATAGTACATGAGTTTTTAGTCAACTGGAAACAAAATGGTATTGTTATTAAGTTGAcggatcaggtcaggtcaggtcaggtgcaTTGTATAGATCAGTAACTCtacaagttaaaaaaaataaaaagaaaaaatagaaattatgaaatatattttgtataaaaactggaaattaaataaaaaagtctAAGAAAATGTATTTTCATTAACCAGATTTGGGTTCATCAGGGCTGTTCATATTTCAGTGTGTTTTTAACACACTATCTGTGAAAAGTAGTGGTGCTTATTTGAACTGGTCTTTTTTTCACATGAAGTTTTATGTAGACTGCAATGACAAAAGAATTctcaaatacacagacaaacagatcatTAAATACTTCAAGATGTAACAAAAGGAGGCTATTAATAGCCAATAATCTTTTCAAATTTATTCCAATAAATAACCACCTTACATACAGGAATGGATTTTTGAATCTCATTCCGTTCCCCCAGTGAACTTAGTAGCATTACCTATTCTCTGAGCTCTTTTTGACGACATCCTTCATAGCCTGTGTGACCTTGAACATTGGTCCATGACCTGGCACAATATAGTCCGCCATAAGAAGCACTTCATTGCGGTGTTTCTCCTGGGACTCCATGTTCTCACTCCCTGCCACATATTTCCAAAGCGATGGGTCCTCTACATCATCCTCGCGTTCAAAGAGGTCtccttttggaaaaaaaaaaaggtatgataTGAGTgtgatttgtaatgataatggtttgtGCTCATAAAGTGCAAATTGCCATCCTAGTTACTCATTTTTAATCCATAGGTCCCATATACCAGATACATGTACAGTCCACTGTGGTtatgttttattaatattgtttatatatggatGGGTTACCAAGTGCTTGGTCACTACAATTACTAGGCCTACCTGATTTTACCTGTTAACCCTATTCCCTGAATATTCCGGATTCTTTtctcttagtattattattgtcgctaacattattattaacatctctgcataaacaaaattatgaaaaaccCAATGTTTGAaactgagaagagaggaaagacaatATGCTGGTCATAATTATGGATATAAATCAGATTTGATGAGATCAAGTTCAAAGACAACATTTTATCTAATAATCAGCCACTGTTATTTTATAGAAATTAAAGATTCAGTAGTACTTGACAAATCCTCTAGTTCTAACAAAACGTTTCAAatactttcctttcttccaatGCATTATCAAATCCTTATGTTATAACTGTCATCTTGCACATAATACTCAACCTGCAACAACAACTGTGCCAAATTCTGCCGTCTTGACAACCACACTTACGTCCGCAGACGTATGGCCAGGGGTTGGGATTACTTGAAGGTTGTCATCAATTTTGAATGGTTCTCCTGTTGGAGTAATGGGAAGAAAACATTTGTGATGGTATGTGGACTTCATAAGAAATTCTGTATGTGGATATATCTATgaaatatttaaacatattaatataaaaaaaaatatacaaatatacatttaatataaaaatatttataaaaatagatatatttgtgtgttgggGCATGCGCACACATTTAAAcagtttttaaaaaaatacatataaaaaatgtaaGCTAAAAAACACATTTGACCAGGAACACCATTTTCAAACTCCAAGATAGTAAACAAtactattatataaaaaaaaaacattcactatCTATCACATACACCATCATACCTGTCTCAAAAGGGTGTATGAAGAAGATGTCCCCAAAGGACACTGTGTAACCTACGATATGTTTGGCTTTCGTGAACAAGTTCAGGTTGCCAAGGTGGTCCGAGTGGCCATGCGTTCCTATTGCATAATGGATGTCCTCACACTTCACATCATTGTCTGCAAGAGCTGAAAGAAATATGGAAGGGATAATAGAAGGAAAATCAGCTTGTATAGTAAAGTTctagaaaaaagaacagaaaaggaccAAACATCAAAAAGAAAAGGCCAATTTCAAGTTCATAATTTAGTAAACATGATCCTGTGTGTGCTTCTGTACTATGACAGACCAAAGTAACAGCCTTTACCCCACTGGTGCTAGAAAACAATAATTCAAATGAAAATTGTCGTAATAAAGCCATATCCTTCAAGTACCATTCTTTACTTTAAAAGCCATTCATGGTTATTCATGTATCACTATATAATCGGAGTTGCAAAACAATtaccaatatacataaataatttaaaaattgaATATGGATGTGTATTCTTGCCACTATATACAAATTGTGCAAGAGCATGCTTATCTGACCAGCTTGCACCGTAACTGATACTGCTTCCATGaatttcaatttattttcatttttatctctgaCTGTGTTACACATACTAAATGGATGTCTATATTGAATgaatgtttacttgtttattaattctttattttaaCAAATTGTATTATAAAGGTAAAAGGAgcaattaaatgataatgaacacCGTCATTATAGTTGATATAAACTACGATATCTAgctttataaaaaataataccttgctcaagtaaaaaaaaatacaagaacgttctataacaaagataattaatCTGCGGTTTGCATAAAATCAGAGCAGGAGTGTGCCATTCATTACCTGAGACAATTTTATCTCTGTCCCAAGCTGTCATTGTGTCAATTATCATGTTATTTGGTCCTTTGATCAGCGTGCATGTGCAGTTGGCCCTCATGGATCCCTTCTCCATCCGTGAATATCCATCGTAAAGGACTTTTAAGGAATaattagaagaaggagagagagacatgtttGTTTACAAACAAACGGTATTCGGAAATCACTTGAGAATCTTTCTTAATTGGGATTATATACGCGATTTCATTGATCCAATCATCCGGAAGTGCTAGGGTTAAATGCATTATGCTATAATTTGGCATTCCTATTAATTTTGTGGGATAGAATAAGATGTTGGAGCTAATATGAAAAAACAAACTCAACTTGACCAATTATATGGCAAAAGTAATCTTTTACGTAAGAAAAAAGAATTTCTAATAAGAGGAGCTTGCGTGCccgcaaataaaaaaaacacgtagATTCATATACAAAGAATTCAATACTCTCTATTCAAAGATTTTTCATCACAGAATTAATAAGAtttatttttaatactattactataagGTGGCTTGCGCACAATACGGATTACTCTTGCCTCCCGGTCCCCAGTGGTGTCAGATGTATAATAAGTAGGAAGGCTCACTATTCCTCGATATCTTGTCTGTATATGCAATGACGCAATATGTTATTATGCATGTGCACAAATATGATACATGAaaaagtacgcacacacatacgtacaatgatatgtgtatgtgtatatatatatatatatatatatatatatatatatatatatatatatatatatatatatatatatatatatatatatattatatagatagatagatagatagatagatagatacatatatatgtatctatatatgtatatgtatatgtatatatatatgtatatatatatatgtatatatatatttatatacacacacacacacacacacacacacacacacacacacacacacacacacacacacacacacacacacatacagtatatatgtatatatatatatgtatatatatatatatatacatatatacatgtctacacacacacacacacacacacacacacacacacacacacacacacacacacacacacacacacacacacacacacacacacacacacacacacacacacatatatatatatttgtatatatatatatatatatatatatatatatatatatattattgtgtatgtatatgcataaatacgcgAGTGTTATGTAAAAATACCTTATACATGCATTTGTCAGTAAAAaagctgacatacatacacacttgaaTTTGAAAAAGAACATCTTATGTATCCTATGGATAGTTTTAAACAAATTTACCAAAGCCATTCATCAATACAAAGCCAATAAAAGAAAGTTACACAATCCTTTTTGATCGAGTACAACACTTCTCTTCACATCCGAGATTTTCCAGTTACTACCGGAGTCCAATGCGTATTTTGTTTAGTATCTCGAGAACAGTGAGAGTGATATCTTGTCAAAATGATGCGCTCCGGCAAACTTCTTTGGTCCCTTCCCACCTCTAGATTTGCCAATGGATTGGCCCCGGCTGCATCTAGGTGAGCTTCATTAATATAGAAGACCATTAATTTTGTGTAAAAGAAAGCAATTAAATGCTTAAATAGGGCTGGACAACTTGGGTACGTTTGCGTCGTGTCTAGTCTGCTCAGCTGATCGGCCTCCGGGGATGGCCTTCACTAATGACCTAATTCTCCTTTTTCTGTACTTTCCGGGTGTCTTGTGGACGAAAGGACTTCAATTCCTTTTACAGTTATTCAATCTTAATAGCAAATCCGTTTTAAAATTAAACTCTTTGCCGGATTTT
Coding sequences:
- the LOC113813192 gene encoding metallo-beta-lactamase domain-containing protein 1 — translated: MSLSPSSNYSLKVLYDGYSRMEKGSMRANCTCTLIKGPNNMIIDTMTAWDRDKIVSALADNDVKCEDIHYAIGTHGHSDHLGNLNLFTKAKHIVGYTVSFGDIFFIHPFETGEPFKIDDNLQVIPTPGHTSADVSVVVKTAEFGTVVVAGDLFEREDDVEDPSLWKYVAGSENMESQEKHRNEVLLMADYIVPGHGPMFKVTQAMKDVVKKSSENR